Proteins encoded by one window of Canis lupus dingo isolate Sandy chromosome 10, ASM325472v2, whole genome shotgun sequence:
- the PROKR1 gene encoding prokineticin receptor 1, whose product MEVAAGLAEESAPNTSAYFPSVPAPHGAHAASFPFNFSYGDYDLPSGEEEDVTNSRTFFAAKIVIGVALVAIMLVCGVGNLVFIAALARHRKLRNLTNLLIANLAVSDFLVAVVCCPFEMDYYVVRQLSWEHGHVTCASVNYLRTVSLYVSTNALLAIAIDRYLAIVHPLRPRMKYQTATGLIALVWLVSILIAIPAAYFTTETVLVIVKSQEKIFCGQIWPVDQQIYYKSYFLFIFGIEFVGPVVTMTLCYARISRELWFKAVPGVQTEPIRKRLRCRRKTVLVLMCVLTAYVLCWAPFYGFTIVRDFFPTVFVKEKHYLTAFYVVECIAMSNSMINTLCFVTVKNNTIKCFKKIMLLHWKASYSASKSSADLDLKTTGVPATEEVDCVRLK is encoded by the exons ATGGAGGTCGCCGCGGGGCTCGCCGAGGAGTCGGCCCCCAACACGTCCGCCTACTTCCCCTCCGTGCCTGCGCCCCACGGGGCCCACGCCGCGTCCTTCCCATTCAACTTCAGCTACGGCGACTACGACCTGCCCTCGGGTGAAGAGGAGGACGTGACCAACTCCCGGACTTTCTTCGCCGCCAAGATCGTCATCGGCGTGGCCCTCGTGGCCATCATGTTGGTGTGCGGCGTTGGCAACCTGGTCTTCATCGCCGCCCTGGCCCGCCACAGGAAGCTGCGGAACCTAACCAACCTGCTCATCGCCAACCTGGCCGTCTCCGACTTCCTGGTGGCCGTGGTCTGCTGCCCCTTTGAGATGGACTACTACGTGGTGCGCCAGCTGTCCTGGGAGCACGGCCACGTCACGTGCGCCTCCGTCAACTACCTGCGCACTGTCTCGCTCTATGTCTCCACCAATGCCCTGCTGGCCATCGCCATCGACAG ATACCTGGCCATTGTCCACCCGCTGAGACCCAGGATGAAGTATCAAACGGCCACGGGCTTGATCGCCTTGGTGTGGTTGGTGTCCATCCTCATCGCCATCCCTGCCGCCTACTTCACCACCGAGACGGTCCTCGTCATTGTCAAGAGCCAGGAGAAGATCTTCTGCGGCCAGATCTGGCCGGTGGACCAGCAGATCTACTACAAGTCCTACTTCCTCTTCATCTTCGGCATCGAGTTCGTGGGCCCGGTGGTCACCATGACCCTGTGCTACGCCAGGATCTCCCGGGAGCTGTGGTTCAAGGCGGTGCCGGGCGTCCAGACCGAGCCGATCCGGAAGCGGCTGCGCTGCCGCAGGAAGACGGTGCTGGTGCTCATGTGCGTCCTCACGGCCTACGTGCTGTGCTGGGCGCCCTTCTACGGCTTCACCATCGTGCGCGACTTCTTCCCCACCGTGTTCGTCAAGGAGAAGCACTACCTCACGGCCTTCTACGTCGTCGAGTGCATCGCCATGAGCAACAGCATGATCAACACCCTGTGCTTCGTGACCGTCAAGAACAACACCATCAAGTGCTTCAAGAAGATCATGCTGCTCCATTGGAAGGCTTCTTACAGCGCCAGTAAGTCCAGCGCCGACCTGGATCTTAAAACCACAGGCGTGCCTGCCACCGAAGAGGTGGACTGCGTCAGACTGAAGTAA